In Chitinophaga nivalis, a single genomic region encodes these proteins:
- a CDS encoding MerR family transcriptional regulator, producing the protein MDNYSVKKLSQLAGVSVRTLHLYDKIDLLKPAVRTGAGYRLYGEKELLRLQQILFYRELDFPLKDICTILDDPAFDLMQALEGHKVALLARQERIHTLIGTIEKTLVTLKNNTMLQVADLYEGLPQEKVAACRTAAISQWGTDTILGVEDTLRSLGKEEITTMQTALNDITSQLTALVGDPANAVVQACIARRYEIITRLTGGKTEPGKLAYFRKLGELYADGKEHVTADGLPNQQVAIFIKEATDYYLKNKQH; encoded by the coding sequence ATGGACAACTATTCTGTAAAAAAGTTATCTCAGCTGGCAGGTGTCAGCGTGCGCACCTTACACCTGTACGATAAGATAGACTTGCTGAAACCTGCTGTCCGTACCGGGGCCGGGTACCGGCTATATGGCGAAAAGGAATTGCTGCGTTTGCAGCAGATCCTTTTTTACCGGGAGCTGGATTTCCCGCTAAAAGACATCTGTACTATTCTGGATGATCCTGCATTTGACCTGATGCAGGCGCTGGAAGGGCACAAAGTAGCGCTATTGGCCCGGCAGGAAAGGATACACACATTGATTGGTACCATAGAAAAAACATTGGTAACACTTAAAAACAACACTATGTTACAGGTAGCGGATTTATACGAAGGCCTGCCCCAGGAAAAGGTGGCCGCCTGCAGAACAGCAGCCATCTCCCAATGGGGTACGGATACCATTTTAGGAGTAGAAGATACCCTGCGCAGTCTGGGTAAGGAGGAGATAACCACGATGCAAACAGCGCTCAATGACATCACCAGCCAGCTAACGGCACTGGTGGGTGATCCCGCCAATGCAGTGGTGCAGGCATGTATAGCCCGGCGCTATGAGATTATAACCCGGCTGACCGGCGGAAAAACAGAACCGGGTAAACTGGCATATTTCAGGAAACTGGGTGAATTATATGCAGATGGTAAAGAGCATGTTACTGCGGATGGACTCCCCAATCAACAAGTAGCCATTTTTATCAAAGAGGCGACCGATTATTATCTTAAAAATAAACAACACTAA
- a CDS encoding GH3 auxin-responsive promoter family protein: protein MKFKSLLAKPFASIVHNKIRKEMQRAVEDQEAILEELIKTGKKTEFGTEHKFNAVQSHQEFKQAVPVRDYEQFKPYIERIKEGKQNVLWKGQPIYLAKTSGTTSGVKYIPISKDSISNHIDTARNALLNYMGETGNTAFADGKMIFLSGSPELERVGGIPTGRLSGIVNHHIPRYLRTNQLPSYETNCIDDWETKLDRIVEETINQDMTLISGIPPWVQMYFDRLIERSNGKRIKEIFKRFDLMVYGGVNFEPYRAKLMAAIGSPIHTLETFPASEGFFAFQDSQEQEGLLLNTNSGIFYEFIPAQEIFDENPTRLSLKDVQTGVNYAMVINNNAGLWGYNLGDTVKFISTNPYRLLVTGRIKHFISAFGEHVIGEEVEHSLMKAAAEENVQITEFTVAPMVQTNGELPYHEWFVEFENTPHDLTAFARKVDENLRQKNIYYDDLLTGNILQPLKIRTVRKQGFIDYMKAIGKLGGQNKVPRLSNDRKLADELSQYLQ from the coding sequence ATGAAGTTTAAATCACTGCTGGCCAAACCTTTTGCTTCCATTGTGCATAACAAAATCAGGAAGGAAATGCAGAGGGCGGTGGAAGACCAGGAGGCTATCCTGGAAGAGCTGATAAAGACAGGGAAAAAGACAGAATTCGGAACGGAGCATAAGTTTAATGCCGTACAATCGCATCAGGAATTCAAACAGGCTGTACCTGTCCGGGATTATGAGCAGTTTAAACCATATATTGAACGCATCAAGGAAGGAAAACAAAATGTCCTCTGGAAAGGCCAGCCCATCTACCTGGCTAAAACTTCCGGTACTACCAGTGGCGTTAAATATATACCTATCTCCAAAGACTCGATCTCCAATCATATAGATACTGCCCGCAATGCGCTGTTGAACTATATGGGCGAAACCGGTAATACTGCCTTTGCCGATGGCAAAATGATTTTTCTCTCCGGCTCCCCCGAGCTGGAAAGAGTAGGAGGCATCCCTACCGGCCGCCTGAGTGGTATCGTGAATCACCATATTCCCCGATACCTGCGTACCAACCAGCTGCCATCCTACGAAACCAACTGTATCGACGACTGGGAAACAAAACTGGACCGCATCGTAGAAGAAACCATCAATCAGGATATGACCCTGATCAGTGGTATTCCACCTTGGGTACAGATGTATTTTGACCGGTTGATAGAACGCAGTAATGGTAAGCGGATCAAGGAAATATTTAAGCGCTTTGACTTAATGGTATATGGTGGGGTGAATTTTGAACCTTACCGCGCCAAACTGATGGCTGCTATCGGCTCGCCGATTCATACCCTCGAAACCTTCCCGGCTTCAGAAGGCTTCTTTGCCTTCCAGGACTCGCAGGAACAGGAAGGACTCCTGCTCAACACCAACTCCGGGATCTTCTATGAATTTATTCCTGCACAGGAAATTTTCGATGAAAATCCTACCCGTTTGTCACTGAAAGATGTACAAACCGGCGTAAATTACGCCATGGTCATTAATAATAATGCCGGGTTATGGGGTTACAACCTGGGGGATACCGTGAAATTTATTTCTACCAATCCATACCGCTTGCTGGTGACCGGCAGGATCAAACATTTTATTTCCGCTTTCGGAGAACACGTGATCGGAGAAGAAGTGGAACACAGCCTCATGAAAGCCGCTGCAGAAGAAAATGTGCAGATCACGGAATTCACCGTAGCACCCATGGTGCAAACAAACGGAGAACTGCCGTATCATGAATGGTTTGTGGAGTTTGAAAACACACCGCATGACCTGACGGCATTTGCCAGAAAAGTAGATGAGAATCTGCGGCAGAAAAATATTTATTATGATGACCTGTTAACAGGTAATATATTGCAACCCCTTAAAATAAGGACTGTCCGGAAACAGGGTTTTATCGATTATATGAAGGCTATTGGAAAACTTGGTGGTCAGAATAAGGTTCCCCGCTTAAGTAACGACAGAAAGCTGGCAGATGAACTATCACAGTATTTGCAGTGA
- a CDS encoding DUF5074 domain-containing protein, with product MKKQLFSILAAGLILFAASCKKEDALSSLDSQRGNAVAKTNVTNALVTGKYANGFFIANEGWFGHGTGDLHFYSYSGDSLVYDVYHQANPTGTLGGAANTLQYATIFNGKLYIVVKAGGPLVVTDAGTLVETGRITTLPGNDGHAFIGVDASRGLLSASDGVYPVSLPSLAVGTKVAGVSGYTGDLLKIGSRIFVLSESDGIVALNSTTYAVVKKFGAANLAFAAGKDGAVYATNTDSIIRIDPVSLARTAVKLPFAVPSPWGAWRHAAITSSTQENAIYIVRNNGFAGGTQLYRYIPGTPASLSTPFITLPTGQYFYGAGAAYNKAKNELVITTLNGAYTGNINRVLIYDATTATLKKTLTYNGWFFPAMPVFHE from the coding sequence ATGAAAAAACAGTTATTCTCCATTTTAGCTGCAGGTCTCATCCTGTTTGCAGCATCCTGTAAAAAAGAGGACGCCCTATCATCTCTGGATAGCCAACGCGGGAATGCCGTTGCCAAAACCAATGTCACCAACGCCCTCGTTACCGGCAAATATGCCAATGGTTTCTTCATTGCCAACGAAGGCTGGTTCGGACATGGTACCGGCGATCTGCATTTCTACTCTTACAGTGGCGACAGCCTGGTATATGATGTATACCACCAGGCCAATCCAACCGGTACATTAGGAGGTGCTGCCAACACCCTGCAGTATGCCACTATCTTCAACGGTAAACTGTACATCGTCGTAAAAGCAGGTGGCCCGCTGGTCGTAACCGACGCCGGTACCCTGGTAGAAACCGGCCGTATCACTACCCTCCCTGGCAACGACGGGCATGCCTTCATTGGTGTAGATGCTTCCCGCGGATTGCTGAGTGCCAGCGATGGTGTTTATCCGGTATCACTGCCTTCCCTGGCAGTAGGTACGAAAGTAGCAGGTGTTTCCGGCTACACCGGCGACCTGTTAAAAATCGGCAGCCGTATTTTTGTACTGTCTGAATCAGATGGTATCGTCGCACTCAACAGCACCACCTATGCCGTTGTAAAAAAATTCGGTGCCGCCAACCTGGCTTTCGCAGCAGGTAAAGATGGCGCCGTATATGCTACCAACACCGATTCCATCATCCGCATCGACCCTGTTAGTCTGGCACGCACTGCTGTTAAACTGCCGTTCGCAGTGCCTTCTCCGTGGGGCGCCTGGCGTCATGCTGCCATTACTTCCTCTACCCAGGAAAATGCCATCTACATCGTACGTAACAATGGTTTTGCAGGTGGCACCCAATTATACCGTTATATTCCAGGTACTCCGGCTTCCTTGTCTACCCCATTCATTACCCTGCCTACCGGCCAGTATTTCTATGGTGCAGGAGCTGCTTACAACAAAGCTAAAAATGAGCTGGTGATCACCACGCTCAATGGCGCCTACACCGGTAATATCAACCGGGTACTGATTTACGATGCTACCACCGCTACGCTGAAGAAAACCCTCACCTACAATGGTTGGTTCTTCCCGGCGATGCCCGTATTTCATGAATAG
- a CDS encoding 1-deoxy-D-xylulose-5-phosphate reductoisomerase — MNKRKIAIFGSTGSIGIQALDVIAAHPDRFSVEVLTAQQNADLLIEQALKFKPNAVVIGSEEKYKQVKDVLFDKGIKVFAGAKSMVEVASWSSIDMMLAAIMGFAGLAPTLSAIEQGTPVALANKETLVVAGDIVMATARRKNVPVIPVDSEHSAIFQCLMGEPLSKVEKVILTASGGPFLGKKPNFLINVKKDHALQHPNWSMGAKITIDSATLMNKGLEMIEARWLFGLQPEHIEVVIHPQSIIHSMVQFVDGSLKAQMGLPDMKLPIQYALAYPDRLANDWPRFSFRNYPALTFEQPDTKTFRNLAIAMEAMAKGGNAACVMNAANEEVVYAFLKNRIGFLQMTEVIEETMTKIPFIETPTLHDYYECDNAAREHAASLINSIVI, encoded by the coding sequence ATGAATAAACGAAAAATTGCCATTTTCGGGTCTACGGGCTCTATTGGCATACAGGCACTGGATGTGATCGCGGCACATCCCGACAGGTTTAGCGTGGAAGTGCTGACGGCACAGCAAAATGCAGACCTGCTGATTGAACAGGCATTGAAATTTAAGCCCAATGCCGTTGTAATTGGCAGCGAAGAAAAATATAAGCAGGTAAAAGATGTATTGTTTGATAAAGGCATAAAAGTATTTGCCGGCGCTAAATCCATGGTGGAAGTAGCGTCCTGGAGTTCTATCGACATGATGCTGGCGGCTATTATGGGCTTTGCCGGCCTGGCGCCTACCTTGTCTGCCATCGAACAGGGCACCCCGGTAGCCCTGGCCAACAAAGAAACACTGGTGGTAGCCGGTGATATTGTCATGGCAACTGCCAGAAGGAAAAATGTACCTGTTATCCCAGTGGATTCAGAACATTCTGCCATTTTCCAATGCCTGATGGGAGAACCCCTCAGTAAAGTGGAAAAAGTGATCCTCACGGCTTCCGGCGGACCTTTCCTGGGTAAAAAGCCCAACTTCCTCATCAATGTAAAAAAGGATCATGCCCTGCAGCATCCTAACTGGAGCATGGGTGCCAAAATCACCATCGATTCGGCTACCCTGATGAACAAAGGCCTGGAAATGATCGAAGCCCGCTGGTTGTTTGGCTTACAGCCCGAACATATTGAAGTGGTGATACATCCGCAGTCCATTATTCACTCCATGGTGCAGTTTGTGGATGGTTCCCTGAAAGCGCAGATGGGATTGCCGGATATGAAACTGCCCATCCAGTACGCCCTGGCGTACCCGGACCGGCTGGCCAACGACTGGCCGCGGTTTTCTTTCCGGAACTACCCCGCCCTTACCTTTGAGCAGCCCGATACCAAAACATTCCGTAACCTGGCCATTGCCATGGAAGCGATGGCGAAAGGAGGCAATGCTGCCTGTGTAATGAACGCAGCCAACGAAGAAGTGGTATATGCTTTCCTGAAAAACAGGATTGGGTTCTTGCAGATGACCGAGGTGATCGAAGAAACAATGACTAAAATACCATTTATAGAAACGCCGACACTCCATGATTACTACGAATGCGATAATGCTGCGCGCGAACATGCCGCTTCACTGATCAATTCTATCGTTATCTAA
- the rseP gene encoding RIP metalloprotease RseP encodes MTTEVILVKAGQLLLSLSILVVLHELGHFIPAKLFKTRVEKFYLFFDPWFSLFKIKKGETEYGVGWLPLGGYVKISGMIDESMDKEQMAKPPQPWEFRAKPAWQRLIIMIGGVTVNIILAFFIYAMMLWYWGEKYLPADAVKYGVTVDSLGKSIGIHDGDRIVAVNNRKVEQFDAIPGEVILEEAKSIQVIRDGQTVSLPVPDGFIRQLLKQKVPFAFVRFPYYADNFEKGSVAETSNSFKKGDQIISLNGELLPYFTDFAKEIRKHKNENVIVGVVRGTDTLNIAVKLPESGKLGIYYQNPEKFFEYKTRKYTFMEAIPAGFSKSIDKLVKYVQQLRLIFVSKEVKVSESLGGFMSIGNLFPEQWDWMMFWEMTAFLSIILAFMNILPIPALDGGHVLFLLYEIITGRKPSEKFLEYAQIVGMVLLFGLLIFANGLDFWRNIISKWF; translated from the coding sequence ATGACTACAGAGGTTATATTGGTGAAAGCCGGACAGTTATTACTGTCGCTCTCTATTTTGGTAGTATTGCATGAGTTGGGCCACTTTATACCAGCCAAATTATTTAAGACCAGAGTGGAAAAATTCTATTTGTTCTTTGATCCCTGGTTTTCTCTTTTTAAAATTAAAAAGGGTGAAACAGAGTATGGTGTTGGCTGGCTGCCATTGGGAGGATATGTGAAAATATCCGGGATGATAGATGAGAGCATGGATAAAGAGCAGATGGCCAAGCCGCCGCAACCCTGGGAATTTCGGGCTAAACCGGCATGGCAACGGCTGATCATCATGATCGGCGGGGTGACGGTAAATATTATCCTGGCATTCTTCATCTATGCCATGATGTTATGGTACTGGGGCGAGAAATACCTGCCTGCTGACGCGGTAAAATACGGTGTAACGGTAGACTCGCTCGGCAAAAGCATCGGTATCCACGACGGTGATAGAATTGTAGCTGTCAATAATCGTAAAGTAGAACAGTTTGATGCTATTCCGGGAGAAGTAATCCTGGAAGAAGCCAAAAGCATCCAGGTAATACGCGACGGACAAACCGTGAGCTTACCGGTGCCGGATGGTTTTATCCGCCAGCTGCTGAAACAGAAAGTGCCTTTTGCCTTTGTACGTTTCCCTTATTATGCAGACAACTTTGAAAAAGGTTCTGTTGCGGAAACCAGCAACAGCTTCAAAAAAGGTGACCAGATCATATCCCTGAACGGCGAACTGCTGCCTTACTTCACCGACTTTGCGAAAGAAATTCGCAAGCATAAGAATGAAAATGTGATCGTAGGCGTAGTAAGAGGAACAGATACGCTGAACATTGCCGTGAAATTACCGGAATCCGGAAAACTGGGTATCTATTACCAGAACCCGGAGAAGTTCTTCGAATATAAAACCCGGAAATATACCTTCATGGAAGCTATTCCGGCCGGTTTCAGCAAAAGCATCGACAAACTCGTAAAATATGTACAGCAGCTGCGCCTGATCTTTGTTTCCAAGGAAGTAAAAGTAAGCGAGTCGCTGGGTGGTTTCATGAGTATCGGTAACCTGTTCCCTGAACAGTGGGACTGGATGATGTTCTGGGAGATGACGGCATTTTTGTCCATTATCCTGGCATTTATGAACATTCTGCCGATTCCTGCCCTGGATGGCGGCCACGTATTATTCCTGTTGTACGAGATTATTACCGGCCGTAAACCTAGTGAGAAGTTCCTGGAATATGCACAGATTGTGGGTATGGTGCTCCTCTTCGGTTTGTTGATATTTGCCAACGGACTGGATTTCTGGCGAAATATTATCAGTAAGTGGTTCTAA
- a CDS encoding HopJ type III effector protein: MKEQLPALIEKLKGHALPFKEVIEWIETFYQHQPTAFKNGAAYNEASQNQGSAKVFAFAQLNNLSKEDTLYLFAEHYQSVLNHPEGTDHQNIRQFMLHGWAGIAFEGQALVEK, translated from the coding sequence ATGAAAGAACAACTACCTGCATTGATAGAAAAATTAAAAGGTCATGCACTCCCATTCAAAGAAGTAATTGAATGGATAGAAACGTTCTATCAACATCAGCCAACCGCCTTTAAAAACGGAGCGGCCTACAATGAAGCCAGCCAGAACCAGGGTAGTGCCAAAGTGTTTGCTTTTGCTCAATTGAATAACCTGAGTAAGGAAGATACCCTTTACTTGTTTGCAGAACATTATCAGTCGGTATTAAATCATCCGGAGGGTACCGATCACCAGAACATCAGACAATTTATGCTGCATGGCTGGGCCGGAATTGCATTTGAAGGGCAGGCACTGGTGGAGAAGTAA